In Thermomonas carbonis, a single genomic region encodes these proteins:
- a CDS encoding MBG domain-containing protein yields the protein MKKTTRKQLRTIRRRRLALALVGAMAMPMMPALAQNIPNSGSVVNGSATIGQSGNEMTVTQTTKGAIIDWGSFNIGAGYGVTFDQQFGNTSVTLNRVVGFGYSTSASFIDGTLTSNGNVFIINPAGITFGSGAQVNVGGIVASTLWMNSGDFINGLATGQYVFSGFNGDTSTFHEVRNDGTITAGAGGVGLVGQGIRNGGAITSNGGNIVAGAGTQVTLDMFGDGLTQVTINVPPTVDSVIAQENAGSMIADGGQILLRTAATTGGTGGAIYASGTLQARSIANVNGRVELTSIGGPVMVGALGFYDDVSSPFTAGLIDVSGGPGQTGGSVLIQGNGVQFVNDDATPTNPTDPFSVGSMINASGDAGGGQVEIQSSDGVTMLGFSRIIADADAGTAGQVSVAAVGSILIQGDISATTKVDGNGGSVGLLSSTGNLFLIGTVSATGANNGGSVLMSAMNGGLAIDGFVSANGGTGNGGQIAGVAETIVLTEDSGASADGGAGAGGTVGFRATNALAAYGLLSAHGNTAGGSIITASDGTFDFRGLLVDAGATNGTAGSWLLSAPSLTVVNGTDVGSVAAPELGDSVQDAEINYALLTGTSVVLQSGDDAFFDDAQIVANNASPLTFAVNAEGEIAGNAFSITSLGGTLDMVFNSNASGLNTGFSGITFSNATLDSNGGDIAMYGQSDPLNGTASGYDSGIELTDSTISTGGGSLSLRGSTTGDDPGEDAAGVLLDDTDIDTGGGAIDIYGLGVGDTSGVVALSSLLDSGGGNVMIEGEGGTNDGVFFDLSEILGGGGNITITGNGDASGVDFYGDLDSEGGDVSITGTGGEYGVYAFMGGGLQSGGGNIVVRGEGGTEAGTSFTGEINSDGGDIEIYGVSTDAEGLTFRGGFLNGIVSAGGSIDLTGYGVTAGALLVGSGYGNNNIDSGGGLITIIGTASAADAVGVELSDLEVIAWAGDVVIDGSAAAGIGILFEYGASVSTTTGAIGLYGTGADFGLDIADGALDTDSGDITLDGTATAADAVAGVRVTGAGLVTNGGDITVTGTSAGGVGVQLGDGTAFAIGSGGGAITIEGTGIDAGVLMDGNQVASGGGAVSITGAGADVGVSLDGSDVDSAGGDIEIDGTATAVDGAGVSLYDVQLIGGAGDVIVRGAAAGGIGIEFGYGSAISTTTGAIGLYGTGADFGLDITDGTLDTDSGDITLEGTATATTATAGVRVTGDGLITNGGDIRITGTSAGGVGVQIGDGDAFADISSGGGAISIEGTGIDAGVLVQGSSVESDGGAIDILGTGAAIGVLLDGSFDSDGGVMTVTGTASDPGGIGVSLDDAALVGGAGDVTVRGTATAGVGVLLANGAGISTTTGAIGLYGTGADFGLDITDGALDTDSGDVILEGTATSAAAIAGVRVTGDGLTTNGGDITVTGTSAGGVGVQLGDGSAFAIGSGGGAITIEGTGIDAGVLMQGNQVASAGGAISILGNGADVGVSLDGSNVDSAGGGIDIDGTASAAGGAGVSLYAAQLIGGAGDVSVTGSAVAGIGIAMANGSSISTTTGAIGLYGTGADFGLDITDGALDTDSGDITLEGTATAATAIAGVRVTGDGLVTNGGNISVTGTSAGGVGVQLGDGGAFAIGSGGGAISVIGAGANTGVLMTENDVASDGGSITIEGEGGLLGVSLAGTDLDSAGGTIDITGMASGLAGMGVGLVNAQISAGAGDVSILGNAAGGTGLRFFGTSAVATSTGGISLTGIGADYGLLLGGGEFTTDSGHIDLRGRGISGFSIGLEIGENVSIATNGGGVELSGEGGSGGVRLGGGSVVDAGDSLVVIRAGNAGNGDAIGLGGIIRSGVGVNLRPGGVDLNGGLTERTGDEILIGGTAGFALTDDELGRIETPELIIGSNLHAGAIQVIGGVSRDGNLTLQNTGGTGGIDLQAALDVGDGTLALSTGGSIIQTSAGVITAHSLLAQAGGDVLLATALNDVADTTLAGLAGGDFEFQDANTLAIGSVSAIGFDASSGQLSSFGATGITAGGDAFVRNLQGDLTLNAGVTATNIDLVTAGRLQNVAGASLVASGDWRVWANTWEGETRGGLAGDGNLPNLYGCAYLGTCGVTVTSGDNHFIYVQQPIATITFDNATREYGLPNPLFTFSVTGAILGDTAANVAVGSASTTATIGSDVGLYPILGNFTSAAGYQIQFVPGTLAITPATLLFTADGAVRYLGFPNPDFTGTVSGFRNGDTVASVFGDTVIWSSPAGPLSPIGFYPVIGGTSARNYVFAQAPGNATALQVILLPSVPGRPVNFIRETINTYVYDRNFGGAPVCAVNASIDDTGLATTGDGLSTEWTRVRSRPNLTNCFDSERENGCGSF from the coding sequence ATGAAGAAGACGACACGGAAGCAGCTTCGGACGATCCGTCGCCGGCGTTTGGCGCTGGCGCTGGTGGGCGCGATGGCGATGCCGATGATGCCGGCGCTGGCGCAGAACATCCCGAACAGCGGCAGCGTGGTGAACGGCAGTGCCACGATCGGCCAGTCGGGCAACGAGATGACGGTGACGCAGACCACGAAGGGCGCGATCATCGACTGGGGCAGCTTCAACATCGGGGCTGGCTACGGGGTGACGTTCGACCAGCAGTTCGGCAACACGAGCGTGACCTTGAACCGGGTGGTCGGGTTCGGCTACTCGACGAGTGCGTCGTTCATCGACGGCACGCTGACCAGCAACGGCAACGTGTTCATCATCAACCCGGCGGGGATCACCTTCGGCAGTGGCGCACAGGTCAACGTCGGCGGCATCGTCGCCTCGACGCTGTGGATGAACTCGGGCGACTTCATCAATGGCCTGGCGACTGGGCAATACGTGTTCAGCGGTTTCAACGGCGACACCAGCACCTTCCACGAAGTGCGCAACGACGGCACGATCACCGCAGGTGCAGGCGGTGTCGGACTTGTCGGCCAGGGCATCCGCAACGGGGGGGCGATCACCAGCAATGGCGGCAACATCGTCGCGGGTGCGGGTACGCAAGTGACGCTGGACATGTTCGGTGACGGCCTGACTCAGGTCACCATCAATGTGCCGCCCACGGTGGATTCCGTGATTGCCCAGGAGAATGCCGGTTCGATGATCGCGGATGGCGGGCAGATCCTGCTGCGCACCGCTGCGACCACCGGTGGGACTGGTGGCGCGATTTATGCATCCGGCACGCTCCAGGCGCGGTCGATCGCCAACGTCAACGGGCGGGTCGAGCTCACCAGCATCGGCGGGCCGGTGATGGTAGGAGCCCTGGGCTTCTACGACGACGTGAGTTCGCCTTTCACCGCAGGCTTGATCGATGTGTCCGGCGGCCCGGGCCAAACCGGCGGATCGGTGCTGATCCAGGGCAATGGCGTGCAATTCGTCAACGACGATGCCACGCCCACCAATCCCACCGATCCGTTCTCGGTCGGCAGCATGATCAATGCCTCCGGCGACGCCGGTGGCGGCCAGGTGGAGATCCAGTCCAGCGACGGCGTGACCATGCTCGGGTTTTCGCGGATCATCGCGGATGCGGATGCCGGGACGGCCGGGCAAGTCAGCGTCGCCGCAGTCGGAAGCATCCTCATCCAGGGTGACATCAGTGCCACGACGAAGGTCGACGGCAACGGCGGCAGCGTGGGCCTGTTGTCCAGCACCGGCAACCTGTTCCTGATCGGCACGGTCTCCGCCACGGGTGCCAACAATGGCGGCTCGGTATTGATGTCGGCGATGAACGGCGGGCTTGCGATTGATGGCTTCGTCAGCGCCAATGGCGGCACCGGCAATGGCGGCCAGATCGCCGGCGTGGCCGAGACCATCGTCCTTACCGAAGATTCCGGAGCAAGTGCGGATGGCGGTGCCGGCGCCGGTGGCACGGTCGGGTTCCGCGCAACCAATGCGCTGGCGGCCTATGGCCTGCTGTCTGCGCATGGCAACACCGCCGGCGGCAGCATCATCACCGCGTCCGATGGCACTTTCGACTTCCGCGGGCTGTTGGTCGATGCCGGTGCCACCAATGGCACCGCGGGCAGCTGGTTGCTGTCGGCACCGTCGCTCACCGTGGTCAATGGCACCGACGTTGGCAGCGTCGCTGCACCGGAATTGGGCGACAGCGTGCAGGATGCCGAGATCAACTACGCCCTCCTGACCGGCACCAGCGTGGTGCTGCAGTCGGGTGACGATGCGTTCTTCGATGATGCGCAAATCGTCGCCAACAATGCATCGCCACTGACGTTCGCCGTGAATGCGGAAGGCGAAATTGCCGGCAACGCGTTCTCGATCACCAGTCTCGGCGGCACGCTGGACATGGTGTTCAACAGCAACGCTTCCGGTCTCAACACCGGCTTCTCGGGCATCACGTTCAGCAATGCAACGCTGGACAGCAATGGGGGCGACATCGCGATGTACGGCCAGTCGGATCCGTTGAACGGGACCGCCAGCGGCTACGACAGCGGCATTGAACTCACCGACAGCACCATCAGCACGGGCGGCGGCAGCCTGTCGTTGCGCGGCAGCACAACGGGCGACGACCCGGGCGAAGACGCTGCCGGCGTGCTGCTGGATGACACGGACATCGATACCGGTGGCGGTGCCATCGACATTTACGGCTTGGGCGTGGGCGACACCAGCGGCGTGGTTGCTCTGAGTTCGCTGCTCGATTCGGGTGGCGGCAACGTCATGATCGAAGGCGAAGGCGGCACCAACGATGGCGTGTTCTTTGATCTGAGCGAGATACTAGGGGGTGGCGGCAATATCACCATTACCGGCAATGGCGACGCCAGCGGCGTCGACTTCTACGGCGACCTGGACAGCGAAGGCGGCGATGTTTCCATCACCGGCACGGGCGGTGAATACGGCGTCTATGCCTTCATGGGCGGCGGGCTGCAAAGCGGCGGCGGCAACATCGTCGTGCGTGGCGAGGGCGGCACCGAAGCAGGGACGTCGTTCACCGGCGAAATCAACAGCGATGGCGGCGACATCGAGATCTACGGCGTCAGTACCGACGCGGAAGGCCTGACATTCAGGGGCGGTTTCCTGAACGGCATCGTCAGCGCGGGTGGGAGCATCGACCTGACCGGCTACGGCGTGACTGCCGGTGCGCTGCTGGTGGGCAGCGGCTATGGCAACAACAACATCGACAGCGGCGGTGGCCTGATCACGATCATCGGCACCGCGTCCGCCGCCGATGCCGTTGGCGTCGAGCTTTCCGATCTGGAGGTCATTGCCTGGGCGGGCGATGTCGTGATTGATGGCAGCGCCGCGGCCGGCATCGGCATCCTGTTTGAATACGGCGCGAGCGTTTCCACCACGACGGGCGCGATCGGCCTGTACGGCACCGGCGCGGACTTCGGCCTGGACATCGCCGACGGTGCGCTGGATACCGACAGCGGCGACATCACCCTGGACGGCACGGCGACTGCGGCGGATGCCGTGGCCGGCGTGCGCGTGACCGGCGCTGGCCTGGTCACCAATGGCGGCGACATCACGGTCACCGGAACGAGCGCAGGTGGCGTGGGTGTGCAACTGGGTGATGGCACTGCGTTTGCGATCGGCAGCGGCGGTGGTGCGATCACCATTGAAGGCACCGGCATCGACGCCGGTGTGCTGATGGATGGCAACCAGGTGGCGAGTGGCGGTGGTGCGGTGTCGATCACCGGTGCCGGCGCGGATGTCGGCGTCTCGCTGGATGGCAGCGATGTCGACAGTGCCGGCGGCGACATCGAGATCGATGGCACCGCAACCGCGGTGGACGGCGCGGGCGTGTCCCTGTACGACGTGCAATTGATCGGCGGTGCAGGCGACGTGATTGTCCGCGGTGCTGCGGCGGGCGGCATCGGCATCGAGTTCGGGTATGGCAGCGCCATCTCGACCACCACTGGCGCAATCGGCCTGTACGGCACGGGCGCGGACTTCGGCCTGGACATCACCGACGGCACGCTGGACACCGACAGCGGCGACATCACCCTGGAAGGCACGGCGACGGCCACAACGGCGACCGCCGGCGTGCGGGTGACCGGCGATGGCCTGATCACCAATGGCGGCGACATCAGAATCACCGGCACCAGCGCCGGCGGCGTTGGCGTGCAGATTGGCGACGGGGATGCGTTCGCAGACATCAGCAGCGGCGGCGGTGCGATCAGCATCGAGGGCACCGGCATCGACGCCGGCGTGCTGGTTCAGGGCAGCTCGGTCGAGAGCGATGGCGGTGCAATCGACATCCTCGGTACCGGCGCGGCGATTGGCGTGTTGCTGGACGGAAGCTTCGATAGCGATGGCGGCGTCATGACGGTGACCGGGACTGCGTCCGACCCGGGCGGCATCGGTGTGTCGCTGGACGATGCAGCGCTCGTTGGCGGTGCCGGCGACGTGACCGTGCGCGGCACTGCGACGGCGGGTGTCGGCGTGTTGCTGGCCAACGGCGCGGGCATCTCGACGACGACCGGCGCGATCGGCTTGTACGGCACTGGCGCGGACTTCGGCCTGGATATCACTGACGGCGCGCTGGATACGGACAGCGGCGATGTCATCCTGGAAGGCACCGCGACATCGGCGGCAGCGATTGCCGGCGTGCGCGTGACCGGCGATGGCCTGACCACCAATGGTGGCGACATCACCGTGACCGGCACCAGTGCCGGCGGCGTGGGCGTGCAACTGGGCGATGGCAGTGCATTTGCGATCGGCAGCGGCGGCGGCGCAATCACCATTGAAGGCACCGGCATCGATGCCGGTGTGTTGATGCAGGGCAATCAGGTTGCAAGTGCGGGTGGTGCGATCAGCATCCTCGGCAATGGCGCGGATGTCGGTGTTTCGCTGGATGGCAGCAATGTGGACAGCGCGGGCGGTGGCATCGACATCGACGGCACCGCATCCGCTGCGGGGGGCGCGGGTGTGTCGCTGTATGCGGCGCAACTCATCGGCGGCGCAGGTGACGTGAGTGTGACCGGCAGCGCGGTGGCCGGCATCGGCATCGCCATGGCCAACGGCAGCAGCATCAGCACCACGACCGGCGCGATCGGACTCTATGGCACCGGCGCGGACTTCGGCCTGGACATCACCGACGGTGCGCTGGATACCGACAGCGGCGACATCACCCTGGAAGGCACCGCCACGGCTGCAACGGCCATTGCCGGCGTGCGCGTGACCGGCGATGGCCTGGTCACCAATGGCGGCAACATCAGCGTCACCGGCACCAGTGCCGGGGGCGTGGGTGTGCAACTGGGCGATGGTGGCGCGTTCGCGATCGGCAGCGGCGGCGGTGCGATCAGCGTAATCGGAGCCGGTGCGAATACAGGCGTCCTGATGACCGAGAACGACGTCGCGAGCGATGGTGGCTCCATCACGATCGAGGGCGAGGGCGGGCTGCTTGGCGTGTCGCTTGCTGGCACGGATCTGGACAGCGCTGGCGGCACCATCGACATCACCGGCATGGCGTCTGGCTTGGCGGGAATGGGTGTGGGCCTGGTCAATGCGCAGATTTCGGCGGGGGCAGGAGATGTCTCGATTCTCGGCAATGCCGCCGGCGGCACGGGGCTCAGGTTCTTCGGAACATCCGCAGTCGCCACCAGCACGGGCGGCATCAGCCTGACCGGCATCGGCGCGGACTACGGCTTGCTGCTGGGCGGTGGCGAATTCACCACGGACAGCGGCCACATCGATCTGCGCGGCCGTGGAATTTCGGGGTTCTCGATCGGACTGGAAATCGGCGAGAACGTGTCCATCGCGACCAACGGTGGCGGCGTCGAGCTGAGCGGCGAAGGCGGGAGCGGAGGCGTGCGCCTCGGTGGTGGTTCAGTCGTGGATGCCGGCGACAGCTTGGTCGTGATCCGTGCAGGCAATGCCGGAAACGGAGACGCGATCGGCCTCGGCGGCATCATTCGCAGTGGCGTTGGAGTGAACCTGCGTCCCGGCGGTGTGGATCTGAATGGCGGACTGACCGAGCGTACCGGCGATGAAATCCTGATCGGTGGAACGGCGGGCTTCGCGTTGACGGACGACGAGCTCGGGCGGATTGAAACCCCCGAACTGATCATCGGCAGCAACCTGCATGCCGGTGCCATCCAGGTCATCGGCGGCGTCAGCCGCGATGGCAACCTGACCCTGCAGAACACCGGCGGTACTGGCGGCATCGACCTGCAGGCGGCACTCGATGTGGGCGATGGCACGCTGGCGCTGTCCACCGGCGGATCCATCATCCAGACCAGTGCAGGCGTCATCACCGCGCACAGCCTGCTCGCGCAGGCCGGTGGCGACGTGCTGCTGGCGACTGCGCTCAACGACGTGGCCGACACCACGCTGGCGGGCTTGGCCGGTGGCGATTTCGAGTTCCAGGACGCCAACACCCTGGCGATCGGCAGCGTGTCGGCGATCGGCTTCGATGCGTCTTCCGGGCAGTTGTCCAGCTTCGGTGCGACCGGCATCACGGCCGGTGGCGATGCGTTCGTGCGCAACCTGCAAGGCGATCTCACACTCAACGCCGGCGTGACCGCGACCAACATCGACCTGGTCACCGCGGGACGCTTGCAGAACGTGGCGGGTGCGAGCCTGGTGGCGAGCGGCGACTGGCGGGTGTGGGCCAATACCTGGGAGGGCGAAACCCGCGGCGGCCTGGCCGGCGACGGCAACCTGCCGAACCTCTACGGCTGCGCGTATCTCGGCACCTGCGGTGTCACCGTGACCAGCGGCGACAACCACTTCATCTACGTGCAACAGCCGATCGCGACGATCACCTTCGACAATGCCACCCGCGAGTACGGCCTGCCGAATCCCTTGTTCACCTTCAGCGTGACCGGCGCGATCCTGGGCGACACCGCCGCCAATGTGGCCGTCGGCAGTGCGAGTACCACGGCGACCATCGGCAGCGACGTCGGCCTCTATCCGATCCTCGGTAACTTCACCTCGGCCGCCGGCTACCAGATCCAGTTCGTGCCTGGCACGCTGGCGATCACCCCGGCCACCCTGCTGTTCACCGCCGATGGCGCGGTCCGTTACCTCGGCTTCCCGAATCCGGATTTCACCGGCACCGTCAGCGGTTTCCGCAACGGAGATACCGTGGCCAGCGTGTTCGGCGATACGGTGATCTGGTCGTCGCCGGCCGGGCCATTGTCGCCGATCGGGTTCTACCCGGTGATCGGCGGGACCAGCGCGAGAAACTACGTGTTCGCGCAGGCACCGGGCAACGCGACGGCCCTGCAGGTCATCCTGTTGCCGTCGGTGCCGGGCAGGCCGGTCAACTTCATTCGCGAGACCATCAACACCTACGTGTACGACCGCAACTTCGGCGGCGCGCCGGTGTGCGCGGTGAATGCCTCGATCGACGATACCGGCCTGGCGACGACCGGCGACGGACTCTCCACGGAATGGACCAGGGTGCGCTCGCGGCCGAACCTGACCAACTGCTTCGACAGCGAACGCGAGAACGGTTGCGGCAGCTTCTGA
- a CDS encoding ShlB/FhaC/HecB family hemolysin secretion/activation protein: MHTQTPRRRPLTMNLLALSLLACAPFGWAGEAADADDAVPMPQDTPSATPQQAQALPEPQMAGQASFVLQGVRFVGVSGTTDVPEAELQAAVAGKIGQSVTFSDLEQLAAKASAVYRTHGYALVQVFVPVQEVTDGQVTFNVSEGSLGNVSIEVAEGAPVQQERVAKTLAVLEPGKPLNGQRYERAMLLLSDLPGIKPQSAISAGAVNGTTDLTVKVGQRDRLQFGLELDNFGSRDSGRHRITGSLRWASPFERGDNLDLRVMLAQGMHTAFGRLSYETPVGYTGLRIGGGLARVQYELGGPFAALEPTGVGNVADVSFSYPLIRQRTTNLFLRGALDNKDLTDRFEAVGFESRKRIRGLGIGIALEKRDTWLGGGYTSLNAQVYRGSLDIRDAMSEAFDKPPFGYDTEGSFGKLTMQFARLQYVAPKLSLYLGGGLQRASKNLDTYEKLSLGGPKAVRAYATGEVLADDGWLGTVELRYALRPEASLFAFYDAAKGDFFHDPRAVDVVTSRSLRGHGVGFNWSKPGQVTMNLSVAWRGTGVGLTDGGDRNPRVYWSIQKAF; this comes from the coding sequence ATGCACACGCAGACCCCGCGGCGCAGGCCGCTGACGATGAACCTGCTGGCGCTGTCGCTGCTGGCCTGCGCGCCCTTCGGCTGGGCCGGCGAGGCAGCAGATGCCGATGACGCAGTGCCGATGCCGCAGGACACGCCCTCGGCCACGCCGCAGCAGGCACAGGCCCTGCCGGAGCCGCAGATGGCCGGCCAGGCCAGCTTCGTGCTGCAGGGCGTGCGCTTCGTTGGCGTGAGCGGGACGACCGATGTGCCGGAAGCGGAGCTGCAGGCGGCCGTGGCCGGCAAGATCGGCCAGTCGGTGACCTTCAGCGACCTGGAGCAACTGGCGGCCAAGGCCAGCGCGGTGTACCGCACGCACGGCTATGCGCTGGTGCAGGTGTTCGTGCCGGTGCAGGAAGTCACCGACGGGCAAGTCACCTTCAATGTCAGCGAAGGATCACTGGGCAACGTCAGCATCGAGGTCGCCGAGGGCGCGCCGGTGCAGCAGGAGCGGGTAGCGAAGACGCTGGCGGTGCTGGAGCCGGGCAAGCCGCTGAACGGCCAGCGCTACGAGCGGGCGATGCTGCTGCTGTCGGACCTGCCGGGGATCAAGCCGCAGTCGGCGATCTCGGCCGGCGCGGTCAATGGCACCACCGACCTGACGGTGAAGGTGGGGCAGCGCGACCGCCTGCAGTTCGGGCTGGAGCTGGACAACTTCGGCAGCCGCGACTCGGGTCGGCACCGGATCACCGGCAGCCTGCGCTGGGCCAGCCCGTTCGAGCGCGGCGACAACCTGGACCTGCGGGTGATGCTGGCGCAGGGGATGCACACGGCGTTCGGGCGGCTGTCGTACGAGACCCCGGTGGGCTACACCGGCCTGCGCATCGGCGGCGGCCTCGCCCGGGTGCAGTACGAGTTGGGCGGCCCGTTCGCGGCGCTGGAACCGACCGGCGTGGGCAACGTGGCGGACGTGTCGTTCAGCTATCCGCTGATCCGCCAGCGCACCACGAACCTGTTCCTGCGCGGGGCGCTGGACAACAAGGACCTGACCGACCGCTTCGAGGCGGTGGGCTTCGAGTCGAGGAAGCGGATCCGCGGGCTCGGGATCGGGATTGCGCTGGAGAAGCGCGACACCTGGCTGGGCGGTGGTTACACCAGCCTGAACGCGCAGGTATACCGGGGCAGTCTGGATATCCGCGATGCGATGAGCGAGGCGTTCGACAAGCCGCCGTTCGGCTACGACACGGAAGGCAGCTTCGGCAAGCTGACGATGCAGTTCGCACGGCTGCAGTACGTGGCACCGAAGCTGAGCCTGTACCTGGGCGGCGGGTTGCAGCGGGCGAGCAAGAACCTGGACACCTACGAGAAGTTGTCGCTGGGCGGCCCGAAGGCGGTGCGCGCGTACGCGACCGGCGAGGTGCTGGCGGACGACGGCTGGCTGGGCACGGTGGAGTTGCGGTATGCGCTGAGGCCGGAGGCGTCGCTGTTCGCGTTCTATGACGCGGCGAAGGGCGACTTCTTCCACGACCCGCGGGCGGTGGACGTGGTGACCAGCCGCAGCTTGCGCGGGCATGGCGTGGGCTTCAACTGGAGCAAGCCGGGCCAGGTGACGATGAACCTGAGCGTGGCGTGGCGTGGGACGGGAGTTGGCCTGACGGATGGCGGCGATCGCAATCCGCGGGTGTATTGGTCGATCCAGAAGGCGTTCTGA